The proteins below come from a single Chryseobacterium sp. MA9 genomic window:
- a CDS encoding LptF/LptG family permease: MLKIVDRYIIKKYLGTFSFMLVLLSIVVLVIDVQQKIPRIENAKAIDPKLDLTYFLIHFYPFWIINLVVTFLSILVFISVIYFTSRMANNTEIVAIISSGASFHRFSKPYLVTSIFIGLIALVVYHMVLPWANIKKNELEAYTYNAANKEKILGTAPASSQLSKTEYIFVDSWNKREKRGSSFVYQKYDKDRKMTYELKASEVYWDNAKKQFVLNNYLEKTINKDNTEKLGNGIELRKNYGHSPEELFPNELLGQNKTTPELLKFIEREKARGNSNLNSYLNELHQRTSMPVSIIILTFLALSLSSQKKRGGLGINLAIGISLAFIFVFSFEALKVVSENKSLSPAVAMWLPNIVFLPLTLYLYIKRANQ, encoded by the coding sequence ATGCTTAAAATTGTAGACAGATATATCATTAAAAAATACCTTGGAACTTTTAGTTTCATGTTGGTATTGTTGTCTATAGTCGTATTGGTAATTGATGTTCAGCAGAAGATTCCAAGAATAGAAAATGCCAAGGCCATTGATCCGAAATTGGATCTGACCTATTTCCTTATTCATTTTTATCCCTTCTGGATCATCAATCTTGTAGTGACTTTCCTTTCCATTCTGGTATTTATCTCAGTGATTTATTTTACCTCCAGGATGGCAAATAATACTGAGATTGTTGCCATTATCAGCAGTGGAGCCAGTTTTCACAGGTTTTCCAAACCCTATCTGGTAACCTCCATTTTTATCGGATTGATTGCCCTTGTGGTATACCATATGGTGCTGCCATGGGCTAATATTAAGAAAAATGAACTGGAAGCATATACCTATAATGCTGCCAATAAAGAAAAGATTTTAGGAACAGCTCCTGCCTCTTCACAGCTGAGCAAAACAGAATATATTTTTGTTGATTCCTGGAACAAAAGAGAAAAAAGAGGTTCTAGTTTTGTCTATCAGAAATATGATAAAGACAGAAAAATGACTTATGAGCTTAAAGCAAGTGAAGTGTATTGGGATAATGCAAAAAAGCAGTTTGTTTTAAATAATTATCTGGAAAAAACAATCAATAAAGACAATACTGAAAAACTCGGCAACGGGATAGAATTAAGGAAAAACTACGGGCACTCACCGGAAGAACTTTTCCCTAACGAACTTTTGGGACAAAATAAAACCACTCCGGAACTTTTAAAATTTATTGAAAGAGAAAAGGCAAGAGGAAACAGTAACCTGAACTCTTATCTGAATGAGCTTCATCAAAGAACATCAATGCCTGTTTCTATCATTATTCTGACATTCCTGGCACTTTCATTGTCATCACAAAAAAAGAGAGGAGGATTAGGGATTAACCTGGCAATAGGGATCTCATTAGCCTTTATTTTTGTGTTTTCATTTGAAGCCTTGAAAGTGGTTTCAGAAAATAAAAGTTTGTCTCCCGCTGTAGCAATGTGGCTGCCCAATATAGTATTTTTGCCACTTACCCTTTATCTGTATATCAAAAGAGCCAATCAGTAA
- a CDS encoding DUF4296 domain-containing protein, protein MKKLIFIFVLLGMFSCSDYIDKPKNLIDKGVMAEIIADLAINDQAIYVYPDKNMEAGTRAVLKSHKVKSDDFVESFKYYVIKEEMDGIANDAQEILLKKDPKADKYVKDKLKQNGAVIPLVR, encoded by the coding sequence ATGAAAAAGCTGATCTTTATTTTCGTTTTGCTGGGCATGTTTTCGTGCAGCGATTATATTGATAAGCCTAAAAATCTGATCGATAAGGGCGTAATGGCAGAAATCATTGCAGATCTTGCGATCAATGATCAGGCAATCTATGTATATCCTGATAAAAATATGGAAGCAGGAACAAGAGCCGTTCTGAAGTCACATAAAGTAAAATCTGATGACTTTGTAGAAAGCTTCAAATATTACGTTATCAAAGAAGAAATGGATGGGATCGCCAATGATGCACAGGAAATATTGCTGAAAAAAGATCCGAAAGCAGATAAATACGTAAAGGATAAACTGAAACAGAATGGAGCTGTAATACCTTTGGTAAGGTAA
- a CDS encoding uroporphyrinogen-III synthase, protein MRIKSILVSQPAPSESSPYLDIAKKEKIKIDFRPFIHVEGVDNKELRTQKIDLTQYTGIIFTSKNAIDHYFRLAEELRFAVPDTMRYICQSEAIANYLQKHIVYRKRKISFGEKNFSDLLPLFKKFPTEKYLLPSSDVLSPDIVKTMDASNADWTRAIMYRTVCSDLTDINIKDYDMLIFFSPQGIKSLQQNFPDFKQDETKIGVFGNTTLAAAEEAGLTVDLMAPTKETPSMTMALEKYIKALHK, encoded by the coding sequence ATGAGAATAAAGTCTATATTGGTTTCTCAACCAGCGCCTAGTGAGTCTTCTCCATATTTGGATATAGCGAAGAAGGAAAAAATAAAGATTGATTTCCGTCCATTTATCCACGTCGAAGGGGTTGACAATAAAGAGCTCAGAACACAGAAAATAGATCTGACGCAGTATACAGGTATTATTTTTACCAGTAAAAATGCGATTGACCATTACTTCAGACTTGCGGAAGAACTTCGTTTTGCCGTTCCGGATACAATGAGATATATCTGCCAGTCGGAAGCAATTGCCAACTACCTTCAAAAGCATATTGTGTACAGAAAAAGGAAAATCAGCTTTGGGGAAAAAAACTTCTCAGATCTGCTTCCTCTTTTCAAAAAATTCCCAACTGAAAAATATCTGTTGCCATCTTCAGATGTTTTGAGTCCGGATATTGTGAAAACCATGGATGCATCTAATGCAGACTGGACAAGAGCAATCATGTACCGTACCGTATGCAGCGACCTTACAGATATCAACATTAAAGATTATGACATGCTGATCTTCTTTAGTCCGCAAGGAATCAAATCGCTACAACAAAATTTCCCTGACTTCAAGCAGGATGAAACAAAGATCGGTGTTTTCGGAAACACGACTTTGGCAGCTGCAGAAGAAGCTGGATTAACAGTAGATTTAATGGCACCTACGAAGGAAACTCCTTCTATGACAATGGCCCTTGAAAAGTATATTAAAGCACTTCATAAATAG
- a CDS encoding DUF4271 domain-containing protein: protein MMNVIERDASLKDFLLQKYFDASNNLPSWIITSCVTTLTLSVLISQYIPIVPKYIADLQLFGYQLNKFGYTLLAVLFFYLVKSTFGFLFYQSIGDGKKWTVFYFTSTKFYFILTFLLIILCVAHYYFPIDRNKMFLYYFCFFSFVFIFKVFFYLFHKNKILPEKWYYKFLYICTLQIAPLLLLWKLLFF, encoded by the coding sequence ATGATGAACGTCATAGAAAGGGATGCCAGTCTCAAAGATTTTCTGCTTCAAAAATATTTTGATGCGAGTAACAACCTTCCCAGCTGGATCATCACTTCATGTGTGACGACGCTCACATTATCTGTTTTAATTTCGCAGTACATTCCTATTGTGCCGAAATACATTGCCGATCTTCAGCTTTTTGGGTATCAGCTTAATAAATTCGGGTATACTTTGCTGGCTGTACTGTTTTTTTATTTAGTAAAATCAACATTCGGGTTTTTATTTTATCAAAGTATAGGTGACGGAAAAAAATGGACTGTTTTTTATTTTACCTCCACAAAATTTTATTTCATTCTCACATTTTTGCTAATAATTCTTTGTGTAGCCCATTATTACTTCCCTATAGACAGAAATAAAATGTTCTTGTATTATTTTTGTTTCTTTTCTTTTGTATTCATTTTCAAAGTTTTTTTCTACTTATTTCACAAGAACAAGATTCTTCCCGAAAAATGGTATTATAAATTTTTGTATATTTGCACCCTCCAAATCGCACCATTATTATTGCTTTGGAAGTTGTTATTTTTTTAA
- a CDS encoding biotin--[acetyl-CoA-carboxylase] ligase, with protein sequence MSQLFYLKECSSTNDEISKFLLYENSDFIGLHTFNQTKGRGQYGNVWTQTAGKNLAYTLAVNTQNILCSDFIFNYYTAMVIRDFLANLSESEVKIKWPNDIILKGKKIVGILIEKKKINQNNYFIIGAGINILQDKFDEISNAGSLLTQTGSQFDLEEVSLNFHEYLSEKLKTIPSEQEILDRFNANLFRKDMISVFEIEKERQNGIIRNADEKGELWIELEDGMRSFYHKEVKLLY encoded by the coding sequence ATGAGTCAACTCTTCTACCTGAAAGAATGTTCTTCTACTAATGACGAAATATCAAAGTTTTTACTTTACGAAAATTCAGATTTTATTGGACTGCATACTTTTAATCAAACTAAAGGCCGTGGTCAGTATGGAAATGTCTGGACTCAAACTGCTGGAAAAAACCTGGCTTATACGCTGGCAGTGAATACTCAGAACATCTTGTGCTCCGATTTTATATTCAATTACTATACCGCAATGGTTATCCGGGATTTCCTTGCCAATTTGTCTGAATCAGAGGTAAAAATCAAATGGCCGAATGATATTATCCTTAAAGGTAAAAAAATCGTTGGAATTTTAATAGAAAAGAAAAAAATTAATCAAAATAATTATTTCATCATAGGGGCAGGAATCAATATTCTTCAGGACAAATTTGATGAAATATCCAATGCAGGATCACTCCTGACGCAGACAGGCAGTCAATTCGACCTGGAAGAAGTTTCATTAAATTTTCATGAATATTTGTCTGAGAAACTGAAAACCATTCCTTCTGAGCAGGAAATCCTTGATAGATTCAATGCAAATCTTTTCAGAAAAGATATGATCTCTGTCTTTGAGATTGAAAAAGAGCGACAAAATGGCATCATCCGAAATGCAGACGAAAAGGGTGAACTCTGGATTGAACTGGAAGACGGAATGCGTTCCTTTTATCATAAGGAAGTAAAATTACTTTACTGA
- the tgt gene encoding tRNA guanosine(34) transglycosylase Tgt: protein MKFFNIEKTSEGKARAGEITTDHGKIQTPIFMPVGTVASVKTVHQRELKEDIKAQIILGNTYHLYLRPGMETMQDAGGLHKFMNWDLPILTDSGGFQVFSLASNRKMTEEGARFKSHIDGSYHMFSPERSMEIQRQIGADIFMAFDECTPYPCDYNQAKSSMELTHRWLKRCIEWTNDNPELYGYKQRLFPIVQGSTYSDLRKISAEVISEAGAEGNAIGGLSVGEPEEEMYRITDEVTDILPKEKPRYLMGVGTPWNILESIGLGIDMMDCVMPTRNARNAMLFTWQGVMNLKNEKWKRDFSPLDEFGTSFVDREYSKAYLRHLFVSKEYLAKQIASIHNLAFYLDLVKVAREHIIAGDFYEWKKSVVPVLRQRL, encoded by the coding sequence ATGAAATTTTTTAATATAGAAAAAACCTCTGAAGGAAAAGCAAGGGCAGGGGAAATTACCACAGATCACGGGAAGATTCAAACTCCTATTTTTATGCCTGTGGGAACTGTAGCAAGTGTGAAAACAGTTCATCAGAGAGAATTAAAAGAAGACATTAAAGCACAGATTATTCTGGGAAATACTTACCACCTTTACCTTCGTCCGGGCATGGAAACGATGCAGGATGCGGGTGGTTTACATAAATTCATGAACTGGGATCTTCCTATTCTTACCGATTCAGGAGGTTTTCAGGTATTTTCACTGGCGAGTAACAGAAAAATGACGGAAGAAGGTGCGAGATTCAAATCTCATATCGACGGAAGTTACCATATGTTTTCCCCGGAAAGATCAATGGAGATTCAAAGACAGATCGGAGCCGATATTTTCATGGCTTTTGACGAGTGTACTCCTTATCCTTGCGATTATAACCAGGCAAAATCATCTATGGAGCTTACCCACCGTTGGCTGAAAAGATGTATTGAATGGACTAATGATAATCCTGAATTATACGGATATAAACAAAGACTTTTCCCTATTGTTCAGGGATCTACCTATTCTGACCTTAGAAAAATCTCTGCAGAAGTAATTTCTGAAGCAGGAGCAGAAGGTAATGCGATTGGTGGGCTTTCTGTAGGAGAGCCTGAAGAAGAAATGTACAGAATCACTGATGAAGTGACAGATATCCTTCCAAAAGAAAAACCAAGATATCTGATGGGAGTAGGAACTCCATGGAATATCCTTGAGTCTATTGGACTGGGAATTGATATGATGGATTGTGTAATGCCAACAAGAAATGCAAGAAATGCAATGCTTTTCACATGGCAGGGGGTGATGAACCTTAAAAATGAAAAATGGAAGCGTGATTTCTCTCCTTTGGATGAATTTGGGACCAGTTTTGTGGATCGTGAATATTCAAAAGCGTATCTTCGCCACCTGTTTGTATCTAAAGAATATTTGGCAAAACAGATTGCTTCGATTCATAATCTTGCATTCTATCTTGATTTAGTAAAAGTAGCCAGAGAACATATTATTGCCGGAGATTTCTACGAATGGAAAAAATCTGTAGTACCGGTTCTTAGACAAAGACTGTAA
- a CDS encoding polyprenol monophosphomannose synthase, which produces MKKLVIIPTYNEKENIENIISAVFALEDDFHILVVDDTSPDGTAEVVKELQKKHPHYLHLSIRHLKDGLGKAYIHGFKWAIENKYDYIFEMDADFSHNPNDLPKLFEACRNADMAIGSRYSKGVNVVNWPMGRVLLSYFASKYVRFVLGLPIHDTTAGFVCFSRNVLEEIGLDNVRLKGYGFQIEMKFRAFKKGFRIVEVPIIFTNRILGESKMNGGIIHEAVFGVLNLKWKSIINRL; this is translated from the coding sequence ATGAAAAAACTCGTCATTATCCCCACATACAACGAAAAGGAAAATATTGAAAATATTATTTCCGCGGTTTTTGCATTGGAGGATGACTTTCATATCTTAGTGGTGGATGACACCTCTCCGGATGGAACAGCAGAGGTTGTAAAAGAATTGCAGAAGAAACATCCACATTATCTGCATCTTTCAATAAGACATTTGAAAGACGGGTTGGGAAAGGCATATATTCATGGATTTAAATGGGCTATCGAAAATAAATATGATTACATCTTTGAGATGGATGCCGATTTTTCTCATAATCCCAATGACCTGCCGAAATTGTTTGAAGCATGCAGAAATGCAGATATGGCCATAGGTTCCCGTTACTCAAAAGGAGTGAATGTGGTCAACTGGCCCATGGGAAGAGTATTGCTGTCTTATTTTGCATCAAAATACGTAAGGTTCGTATTGGGACTTCCAATTCATGATACTACAGCGGGATTTGTCTGTTTTTCAAGAAATGTATTGGAAGAAATAGGATTGGATAATGTAAGACTGAAAGGGTACGGGTTTCAGATAGAAATGAAATTCAGAGCATTTAAAAAAGGCTTCAGAATTGTAGAAGTTCCTATTATATTTACCAACAGAATTTTAGGAGAAAGCAAAATGAACGGCGGAATTATCCATGAAGCAGTTTTTGGAGTGTTAAACTTAAAGTGGAAATCAATCATCAATAGACTATGA
- the rsfS gene encoding ribosome silencing factor, producing MNKTAEKQALIDKIVEAIQDVKGEDIMIFDLSNIENSVAETFVICSGNSNTQVAALAGSVEKKVRNELQDRPWHVEGTENAMWVLVDYVSVVVHIFQKQVREYYDIEELWGDAVITKIENE from the coding sequence ATGAATAAAACAGCAGAAAAACAAGCGTTAATAGATAAAATCGTTGAAGCTATCCAGGATGTAAAAGGAGAAGACATTATGATCTTCGATCTTTCAAACATCGAAAACTCCGTAGCAGAAACGTTCGTGATATGTAGCGGAAACTCAAATACACAGGTGGCTGCATTGGCAGGAAGTGTTGAGAAAAAAGTAAGAAACGAACTGCAGGACAGACCTTGGCACGTAGAAGGTACTGAAAATGCTATGTGGGTATTGGTAGATTACGTTTCAGTGGTCGTTCATATATTCCAAAAACAGGTACGTGAGTACTACGATATAGAAGAGCTTTGGGGTGACGCAGTCATTACCAAAATTGAAAATGAATAA